One uncultured Gellertiella sp. genomic window carries:
- a CDS encoding ferritin-like domain-containing protein, with translation MTQEKLLTSLRAGAIHAISARDLDEKTGLAQSVARRWFGRTISLRSPFDPPLPERPGRPAQPALVPPRQMKKRSLHTLAGRIAMLHALAHIELNAVDLALDIVARFVTEPVPQSFFDGWMQVAFEEAKHFNMVRDRLKALGADYGDLPAHDGLWQAAHATRNSLSARLAVVPLILEARGLDVTPSLQEKMVETGDLDSAAVLQVIYDDEKGHVAIGAKWFRFLCARERKDPAETFKTLVRSNFRGPLKPPFNDLARAEAGLTPSFYRSLPSISHA, from the coding sequence ATGACACAGGAAAAGCTGCTGACGTCGCTGCGGGCGGGTGCGATCCACGCCATCAGCGCCAGGGATCTCGACGAGAAGACCGGGCTTGCGCAGAGCGTGGCACGGCGCTGGTTCGGGCGGACCATATCGCTGCGCTCGCCGTTTGACCCTCCCTTGCCGGAGCGGCCAGGCCGCCCTGCGCAGCCTGCTCTGGTCCCGCCCCGGCAGATGAAGAAGCGCTCACTGCACACGCTGGCCGGCAGAATTGCCATGCTGCATGCGCTCGCCCATATCGAACTCAATGCAGTGGATCTGGCGCTCGACATCGTTGCCCGCTTTGTCACCGAACCCGTGCCGCAGTCGTTTTTCGATGGCTGGATGCAGGTGGCCTTTGAAGAGGCCAAGCATTTCAACATGGTCCGCGACCGCCTGAAGGCGCTGGGGGCTGACTATGGCGACCTGCCGGCCCATGACGGGCTCTGGCAGGCAGCGCATGCCACCCGCAATTCGCTCTCCGCCCGGCTGGCCGTGGTGCCGCTGATCCTTGAGGCCCGTGGTCTCGATGTGACGCCGTCATTGCAGGAAAAGATGGTGGAAACCGGCGATCTCGACAGTGCCGCCGTACTGCAGGTCATCTATGACGACGAAAAGGGCCATGTCGCCATCGGGGCCAAATGGTTCCGCTTTCTCTGCGCCCGCGAACGCAAGGACCCGGCGGAGACGTTCAAGACCCTGGTCCGGTCCAATTTTCGCGGCCCGCTGAAGCCGCCCTTCAACGATCTCGCCCGGGCGGAAGCAGGCCTGACACCCTCCTTCTACCGGTCGCTGCCATCGATCAGTCACGCCTGA
- a CDS encoding TfoX/Sxy family protein produces MENDDIHDLFRGLGEVTIRKMFGGKGIYHQGRILAVVVDGALLLKADAETAPAFVEAGCSQWGYESRSGKKAHMPYWTVPDAALDDPDDMAVWARRAYEAALRAR; encoded by the coding sequence ATGGAAAACGACGACATTCACGACCTCTTCCGCGGACTGGGCGAGGTGACGATCCGGAAAATGTTCGGCGGCAAGGGCATCTATCACCAGGGTCGCATCCTGGCAGTGGTGGTTGATGGCGCGCTGCTGCTGAAAGCCGATGCCGAGACGGCGCCTGCCTTTGTCGAAGCCGGTTGCAGCCAGTGGGGCTATGAAAGCAGGTCGGGAAAGAAGGCGCATATGCCCTACTGGACCGTGCCTGATGCCGCCCTTGACGATCCCGATGACATGGCGGTCTGGGCCCGGCGTGCCTATGAGGCGGCGCTGCGCGCCAGATAG
- a CDS encoding DEAD/DEAH box helicase, whose product MTTFADLGLSPKVLSAVTDAGYTIPTPIQAGAIPPALQRRDICGIAQTGTGKTASFVLPMLTLLEQGRARARMPRTLILEPTRELAAQVAENFEKYGKNHKLNIALLIGGVSFEDQNRKLERGADVLICTPGRLLDHCERGKLLMTGVEILVIDEADRMLDMGFIPDIERIAKMIPFTRQTLFFSATMPPEIQKLADRFLQNPERIEVAPPSSTAKTVTQRLVAAHNKDYEKRAVLRDLIRAQDDLKNAIIFCNRKKDVAELLRSLERHSFSVGALHGDMDQRSRTTMLQNFRDGNIQLLVASDVAARGLDLPDVGHVFNFDVPIHAEDYVHRIGRTGRAGRSGRAFTLVTKSDLKYADAIEKLIDQKIEWHNGDLSALPAPMEPTDSKPRKGRENRDRDRERDRDQGKRRGDRRPRSEKGPETRPEEAAVAAAGNRVEKDVETPMVQAVETVTAAPELRIVERAGDSRPHQQAASRHARPNPANDDGRRDRDRRHRNHRDHDDGPTPVGFGDDIPAFMLIEGLAAKA is encoded by the coding sequence TTGACCACATTTGCTGACCTTGGCCTGAGCCCGAAAGTCCTCTCCGCAGTGACCGACGCGGGTTACACAATCCCGACGCCGATCCAGGCGGGCGCCATTCCTCCAGCCCTGCAACGCAGGGACATTTGCGGGATTGCGCAGACCGGAACGGGCAAGACAGCATCTTTCGTGCTGCCGATGCTGACGCTTCTCGAACAGGGCCGCGCCCGGGCCCGCATGCCCCGCACCCTGATCCTCGAGCCGACCCGCGAGCTTGCTGCGCAGGTGGCCGAGAATTTCGAGAAATACGGCAAGAATCACAAGCTCAACATTGCGCTTCTGATCGGCGGCGTGTCGTTTGAAGACCAGAACCGCAAGCTCGAACGCGGTGCCGACGTACTGATCTGCACGCCCGGCCGCCTGCTCGACCATTGCGAGCGCGGCAAGCTGCTGATGACCGGCGTTGAAATCCTCGTCATCGACGAAGCCGACCGCATGCTGGACATGGGCTTCATTCCCGATATCGAACGCATCGCCAAGATGATCCCGTTCACCCGGCAGACACTGTTCTTCTCGGCCACCATGCCGCCGGAAATCCAGAAGCTGGCCGACCGCTTCCTGCAGAATCCGGAGCGGATCGAGGTGGCCCCGCCCTCTTCCACCGCCAAGACCGTGACGCAGCGCCTCGTTGCCGCGCACAACAAGGATTACGAAAAGCGCGCCGTGCTGCGCGACCTGATCCGCGCCCAGGACGACCTGAAGAACGCCATCATCTTCTGCAACCGCAAGAAGGATGTCGCCGAACTGCTGCGTTCGCTCGAACGTCACAGCTTCTCGGTTGGTGCCCTGCATGGCGACATGGACCAGCGCTCGCGCACCACGATGCTGCAGAATTTCCGCGACGGCAACATCCAGTTGCTCGTCGCCTCCGACGTTGCCGCCCGTGGCCTTGACCTGCCCGATGTCGGCCATGTCTTCAATTTCGACGTGCCGATCCATGCGGAAGATTATGTCCACCGCATCGGCCGTACCGGTCGCGCCGGCCGTTCCGGCCGCGCCTTCACACTGGTGACAAAGTCCGACCTTAAATATGCCGATGCCATCGAGAAGCTGATCGACCAGAAGATCGAATGGCATAACGGCGACCTGTCCGCCCTTCCCGCTCCGATGGAGCCGACGGACAGCAAGCCGCGCAAGGGTCGCGAAAACCGCGATCGCGACCGGGAACGGGACCGCGATCAGGGCAAGCGGCGGGGCGACCGTCGTCCCCGCAGCGAAAAGGGTCCGGAAACGAGACCTGAAGAGGCAGCTGTGGCTGCCGCCGGTAACCGTGTTGAAAAGGATGTCGAAACACCCATGGTCCAAGCTGTCGAAACCGTGACTGCTGCCCCCGAATTGCGCATTGTCGAGCGGGCTGGCGACAGCCGCCCGCACCAGCAGGCTGCCAGCCGCCACGCGCGGCCGAACCCGGCCAATGACGATGGACGCCGTGACCGCGACCGCCGTCACCGCAATCACCGCGACCACGACGACGGCCCTACCCCGGTTGGCTTCGGCGACGACATCCCCGCCTTCATGCTGATCGAAGGCCTGGCAGCCAAGGCCTGA
- a CDS encoding DUF3971 domain-containing protein produces the protein MKDRGTRADRQRDATQAGGRAGKRARRPKRFRLLRFVVKGGLTLVMLLILIAGAGFMAVESGALDKTLTARAEGALNGAIGPRYLARVGKTAIRFAGNRQLAIEARDVVMVDQQTGRTVSETAAIRMALDPFRLIAGELNINRIEADNVRFDTALFASGTRFDLSRFRIDSIPALVETGFAQLDLFGGFVDRARTDSLGVNGMQLLAAQPDGKTLPVGSASFSLIRQPGGSLALDGSLVVEADTVPFSIKAQRKLGKTVSVKARLSGIPLQHFGAAPQPDGSSPDTLLASAATELSATRASVSVSPAISLAVVANPGTLRIHGIEQAFDGATVNAAYDFAKNSLEVLPSSMSFGQTSLPFTGGLIDLDRLKPASPKGFGVDLLVKGGKAYTEGAGAVPIAVAAQATGAYYADTGELALDRVVAGTDAGSLIGSLKVKFGGPDPEISFAAQTENVQTQTVKQLWPFWIAPRARHWVSGNLYGGAIANGSLAVFLPAVRPRNADGTLLLNGDQLDISFDITNARLNIAGDIPPLRGTTGHFEIKGAKVVVDIKSGTSYFPTDRSVAIEGGTFTIPDIDIHPLTAQMAVTVSGAADAVAELITYRPIKYLSRVGLAPGDVIGNIRADVQASFGLNAADEIKPQWKAAMALNNVDLLKPIEGRRMTGLTGTLDIDPMAANLVARGKIDGVPMELTATEPVGQESKVERRRAMTMTLADEDIARLLPHMGDVLGGSIKAQVALMPAGVQKIEADLTRATLKVPGTGWTKGSGIAAKANFDLRKDGDLVDVSNLQISGDGFGVSGKLQARAGKLVQASFDKVKLSANDDFSLRVKPVRSGYDVAISGHSADVRAAIARLRSAGTSADPTPPKFSLLLRAKLDTLYGFGDEKLHAFEIAYAPVSANSGKFQLSAVTSSGQAVVGQVVDDANGHFIQLTSGDAGATFRFLGLYSRVKKGLLNTRIRPGRSGSWTGNIDIREFQLANEERLQTIVSTPTGADGRSLNKAVKRDIDVSSERFQRGFAYFTYADGALQIANGILRGTQVGATFQGTVRDPNGKIDVTGTFMPAYGLNRLFAELPIIGIILGNGRDRGLLGITFKLTGPFDKPNLTINPLSIIAPGIFRQIFEFQ, from the coding sequence ATGAAGGACAGGGGAACAAGGGCAGACAGGCAACGCGACGCGACGCAGGCGGGCGGTCGTGCGGGCAAACGCGCCCGGCGTCCGAAGCGGTTCCGGCTGCTGCGCTTTGTTGTGAAAGGCGGGCTGACGCTGGTCATGCTGCTGATCCTGATCGCCGGGGCAGGTTTCATGGCGGTCGAATCCGGCGCGCTCGACAAGACGCTGACGGCGCGGGCTGAAGGTGCGCTGAACGGGGCCATCGGGCCGCGCTATCTCGCCCGGGTCGGCAAGACCGCCATCCGTTTTGCCGGCAACCGTCAATTGGCCATCGAGGCCAGGGATGTCGTCATGGTCGATCAGCAGACCGGACGCACCGTTTCCGAGACAGCGGCCATCCGGATGGCGCTCGATCCTTTCAGGCTGATTGCCGGGGAACTGAACATCAACCGGATCGAGGCCGACAATGTGCGCTTCGACACAGCGCTGTTTGCCTCCGGCACGCGGTTCGATCTCAGCCGTTTCCGCATCGATTCGATCCCTGCACTGGTTGAAACCGGATTTGCACAGCTTGACCTGTTCGGTGGCTTCGTCGACCGGGCCCGTACGGATTCGCTTGGCGTCAATGGCATGCAATTGCTGGCCGCACAGCCGGATGGCAAGACCCTGCCGGTTGGCAGTGCCAGTTTCAGCCTGATCCGCCAGCCTGGTGGAAGCCTGGCGCTGGACGGTTCGCTGGTGGTGGAAGCCGATACCGTGCCCTTTTCGATCAAGGCGCAACGCAAGCTGGGCAAGACCGTTTCGGTAAAGGCGCGCCTGTCCGGCATCCCGCTGCAACACTTTGGTGCCGCACCGCAGCCCGATGGCAGCAGCCCCGACACACTGCTTGCCTCGGCGGCGACAGAACTGTCGGCCACGCGGGCAAGCGTCTCGGTGTCCCCGGCCATCTCGCTGGCCGTGGTCGCCAATCCCGGCACCTTGCGCATCCACGGGATCGAGCAGGCTTTTGATGGCGCAACCGTCAATGCTGCCTATGATTTTGCCAAAAATTCGCTGGAAGTCCTGCCGTCCTCGATGAGTTTCGGCCAGACCAGCCTGCCCTTTACCGGCGGTCTGATCGATCTCGACCGGTTGAAACCGGCCTCGCCCAAGGGGTTTGGCGTTGATCTGCTGGTGAAGGGTGGCAAGGCCTATACGGAAGGGGCCGGCGCCGTGCCCATTGCGGTCGCCGCCCAGGCCACCGGGGCCTATTATGCCGACACCGGCGAACTGGCCCTCGACCGGGTGGTCGCCGGAACCGATGCGGGATCGCTGATCGGCTCGCTGAAGGTGAAATTTGGCGGCCCGGACCCGGAAATCAGCTTTGCCGCCCAGACCGAGAATGTCCAGACCCAGACGGTCAAGCAGCTCTGGCCGTTCTGGATTGCACCGCGGGCCCGCCACTGGGTATCGGGCAATCTCTATGGCGGCGCGATTGCCAATGGATCGCTGGCGGTTTTCCTGCCGGCGGTCCGGCCACGCAATGCGGATGGCACGTTGCTGCTGAACGGTGATCAACTGGATATTTCCTTCGACATCACCAATGCGCGGCTGAACATAGCCGGCGATATTCCGCCCCTGCGCGGCACCACCGGACATTTCGAGATCAAGGGAGCGAAGGTGGTTGTCGACATCAAGTCGGGCACCTCCTATTTCCCCACGGACCGTTCGGTGGCCATAGAAGGCGGCACCTTCACCATTCCCGACATCGACATTCACCCCCTGACCGCACAAATGGCGGTGACTGTATCGGGGGCTGCCGATGCGGTGGCGGAACTGATCACCTACCGTCCGATCAAGTATCTGAGCCGGGTCGGTCTCGCCCCCGGCGACGTGATCGGCAATATCCGCGCCGATGTGCAGGCAAGCTTTGGCCTCAACGCGGCCGATGAGATCAAGCCGCAATGGAAGGCGGCCATGGCGCTCAACAATGTCGACCTCCTCAAGCCCATCGAGGGCAGGCGGATGACGGGCCTGACGGGAACGCTCGACATCGATCCGATGGCGGCCAACCTGGTGGCCAGGGGCAAGATCGATGGCGTGCCGATGGAGCTCACGGCGACCGAACCGGTCGGGCAGGAGTCCAAAGTCGAACGCAGGCGGGCGATGACGATGACCCTTGCCGACGAGGACATCGCGCGTCTGCTGCCGCACATGGGCGACGTGCTCGGCGGTTCCATCAAGGCCCAGGTCGCGCTGATGCCGGCAGGCGTGCAGAAGATCGAGGCGGATCTCACCCGGGCGACGCTCAAGGTGCCGGGAACCGGCTGGACCAAGGGATCCGGAATCGCCGCAAAGGCCAATTTCGACCTGAGGAAGGATGGTGACCTCGTCGATGTCAGCAATCTGCAGATTTCAGGAGACGGCTTCGGTGTCTCGGGCAAGCTGCAAGCCCGCGCGGGAAAGCTGGTGCAGGCGTCCTTCGACAAGGTGAAGCTTTCCGCCAATGATGATTTCAGCCTGCGGGTGAAACCGGTCCGCTCGGGCTATGATGTGGCGATCAGCGGGCATTCCGCCGATGTCAGGGCCGCCATCGCCCGGCTGCGCAGTGCCGGCACCAGTGCCGATCCGACACCGCCGAAGTTCAGTCTGCTGCTGCGCGCCAAACTCGACACCCTCTATGGCTTCGGCGATGAAAAGCTGCACGCCTTCGAGATCGCCTATGCGCCGGTCTCGGCAAACAGCGGCAAGTTCCAGCTGAGTGCCGTGACCTCGAGCGGACAGGCGGTGGTGGGGCAGGTGGTGGATGATGCCAATGGCCATTTCATCCAGCTGACGTCAGGCGATGCCGGTGCCACCTTCCGGTTTCTCGGCCTTTACAGCCGGGTGAAGAAGGGCCTGCTCAATACCCGCATCCGGCCCGGACGCAGCGGCAGCTGGACCGGTAACATCGATATCCGCGAATTCCAGCTCGCCAATGAAGAGCGGTTGCAGACCATCGTCTCGACGCCCACGGGGGCGGACGGGCGCAGCCTGAACAAGGCGGTGAAACGGGATATCGATGTCAGCTCCGAGCGTTTCCAGCGCGGCTTTGCCTATTTCACCTATGCCGACGGGGCCTTGCAGATCGCCAACGGCATCCTGCGCGGCACCCAGGTCGGCGCGACCTTCCAGGGAACAGTGCGCGATCCCAATGGCAAGATCGATGTCACCGGCACCTTCATGCCGGCCTATGGGCTGAACCGGCTGTTTGCGGAATTGCCGATCATCGGCATCATTCTCGGCAATGGCCGGGATCGCGGCCTGCTTGGCATCACCTTCAAGCTGACAGGGCCGTTCGACAAGCCGAACCTGACGATCAATCCACTGTCGATCATCGCGCCCGGCATCTTCCGGCAGATTTTCGAATTCCAGTAA
- a CDS encoding peroxiredoxin has protein sequence MSADHSPPDIGAVAPDFDLPRDGGTRISLTHFAGKPVVLFFYPKDNTPGCTSEAIAFSALADAFSKAGAAVIGLSADNVKSHERFIRKHALSVPLASDEDQETLKTYGVWKQKSMFGKSYMGIERTTFLIDGNGRIARIWNKVSVDGHAQEVLAAVRSL, from the coding sequence ATGTCAGCCGATCATTCCCCTCCCGATATCGGGGCCGTCGCCCCGGATTTTGACCTGCCGCGCGACGGAGGCACCCGGATTTCGCTTACCCATTTCGCAGGCAAACCGGTGGTTCTGTTTTTCTATCCCAAGGACAACACCCCAGGCTGCACCAGCGAAGCCATCGCCTTTTCCGCGCTGGCCGATGCGTTCTCCAAGGCGGGTGCCGCGGTGATTGGCCTGTCTGCCGATAATGTCAAAAGCCACGAAAGGTTCATCCGGAAACACGCCTTGTCGGTACCGCTTGCCTCCGACGAGGATCAGGAAACGCTCAAGACCTATGGCGTGTGGAAGCAGAAAAGCATGTTCGGCAAGAGCTATATGGGCATCGAACGCACCACCTTTCTGATCGATGGCAATGGCCGGATTGCCCGGATCTGGAACAAGGTCAGCGTCGACGGCCATGCCCAGGAGGTGCTGGCCGCCGTGAGATCGCTGTGA
- a CDS encoding NUDIX domain-containing protein, with the protein MQDGNPPDETAPSPGFPGLHFPGVGSGLAFVRDGKVLLYHRRKAPEADHWNITGGKVEHMEPAAEASRREALEESGLTVRSDRFLCHSEQIIGRDRQHWLSLIFVSDHFDGKPALMEPEKFHGFGWCSPDALPAPLSRFAADAISALIGQGYLARSAAS; encoded by the coding sequence ATGCAGGACGGCAACCCGCCAGACGAAACTGCCCCGAGCCCCGGTTTTCCGGGGCTTCATTTTCCCGGCGTCGGCTCTGGCCTTGCCTTCGTGCGCGACGGCAAGGTGTTGCTCTATCATCGCCGCAAGGCCCCTGAGGCCGATCACTGGAACATCACCGGTGGCAAGGTGGAGCACATGGAGCCTGCCGCAGAGGCAAGCCGGCGCGAGGCGCTGGAGGAAAGCGGTCTCACAGTCAGGTCAGACCGGTTTCTTTGCCATTCCGAACAGATCATCGGGAGGGATCGCCAGCACTGGCTGTCGCTGATTTTCGTCAGCGACCACTTTGACGGCAAGCCCGCATTGATGGAGCCGGAAAAATTCCACGGCTTCGGCTGGTGTTCACCCGACGCCCTGCCCGCCCCTCTCTCCCGTTTTGCCGCCGACGCCATATCCGCCCTGATCGGGCAGGGCTATCTGGCGCGCAGCGCCGCCTCATAG
- a CDS encoding M23 family metallopeptidase, producing MGVNDNQDSRVFGKRAPRHFLILASGERVRHMAIRPWMAGAALTAVGLVCVGYLAATAYLVLRDDLIGATMARQARMQYEYEDRIAALRAQVDRVTSRQMLDQQVVEDKVEKLLEQQAALSTRHGKIGTLLDRAEASGLNGAADPAPTPAAPDHAAMNGGLSAIDALLGKAAPAPSGNSELAYAATGHESAGDRADRLFSTMTLSLKSIEQDQLTKVQTLTAGASETAGHIEDILARTGISVDTASSADPAAAAAGPAEGGPYVEPMNQDQFDLSLQQLDQALNRLETVRATALRLPFANPAPGREITSTFGNRTDPFLGKLAMHTGVDFKFETGEEVHSTGAGKVTNASALGGYGNMVEIDHGNGLSTRYGHLSRILVSVGDEVKAGDLIGRAGSTGRSTGPHLHYEVRYRGEAENPMRFLNAGAKLLAFLK from the coding sequence ATGGGCGTGAACGACAATCAGGACAGCAGGGTTTTCGGCAAGCGCGCGCCCCGGCACTTCCTGATTCTCGCCAGCGGCGAACGGGTTCGCCACATGGCCATACGCCCGTGGATGGCGGGCGCGGCGCTGACCGCCGTCGGCCTGGTCTGCGTCGGCTATCTCGCGGCCACCGCCTATCTGGTCCTGCGCGACGACCTGATCGGTGCCACCATGGCCCGTCAGGCCCGCATGCAATATGAATATGAAGACCGGATTGCTGCGCTGCGCGCCCAGGTCGATCGCGTGACCTCGCGCCAGATGCTGGATCAGCAGGTGGTGGAAGACAAGGTTGAAAAGCTGCTCGAACAGCAGGCTGCCCTGTCCACCCGCCACGGCAAGATCGGCACGCTTCTGGACCGTGCGGAAGCCTCCGGCCTGAATGGGGCCGCAGACCCGGCACCGACACCTGCCGCACCGGATCATGCCGCCATGAACGGCGGCCTTTCGGCCATTGACGCACTGCTCGGCAAAGCCGCCCCCGCCCCCTCGGGCAACAGCGAACTTGCCTATGCCGCGACCGGCCACGAAAGTGCCGGTGACCGGGCGGACCGGCTGTTTTCCACCATGACCCTGTCACTGAAATCCATCGAACAGGACCAGCTGACCAAGGTACAGACCCTGACCGCAGGCGCCTCGGAAACCGCCGGTCATATCGAGGACATTCTGGCGCGAACCGGCATTTCGGTCGATACCGCCTCCAGTGCCGACCCGGCTGCCGCGGCCGCCGGTCCGGCCGAAGGCGGCCCCTATGTCGAGCCGATGAACCAGGACCAGTTCGATCTCTCGCTGCAGCAGCTCGACCAGGCCCTGAACCGGCTTGAGACCGTCCGCGCCACGGCGCTGCGGCTGCCCTTTGCCAATCCCGCACCGGGCCGCGAGATCACCAGCACCTTCGGCAACCGCACCGATCCCTTTCTCGGCAAGCTCGCGATGCATACCGGCGTCGATTTCAAGTTCGAGACCGGCGAGGAAGTGCATTCGACCGGGGCGGGCAAGGTCACCAATGCCAGCGCCCTCGGCGGCTATGGCAACATGGTGGAAATCGACCATGGCAATGGTCTGAGCACCCGCTACGGCCACCTGTCCCGCATCCTCGTCTCCGTCGGCGACGAGGTGAAGGCGGGCGACCTGATCGGACGGGCAGGCTCCACCGGGCGCTCGACCGGTCCGCATCTCCATTACGAGGTCCGCTACAGGGGCGAGGCGGAAAATCCGATGCGCTTCCTCAATGCCGGGGCAAAATTGCTCGCCTTCCTGAAATAG